AACAACAAAATAACGCCACTTTGTTACATAAAAAAATAATAATTCGATAATATCAATCTCTTCTTTTTGATTTTCAGATTTTTGATTAGGCTGTTGGAATTGCATACAAACAAATTTAATCTTGACAAATCAAATAAAATGCTTATTTTCTAAACAATGAGACTAACACAGCTATGGTTGTCACTAATGTTGAAATAACAGAAATATACAAGGAAGTATTCTGGTTATCAGCATTAATTATCTTAGTACTATTAGGTTCCACATATAGCACGTCGTTCTGGTGTAGATAATAATATGGGGAATTCAATAATGCTGATTTATTAAAGTTAATGCGCACATATTCTTTTTTCCCGTCATAGTCACGAACTAATAGCACATTACTCCGCTTGCCAAACACTGTCATATCACCTGCATATCCTAACGCTTGCAAAATGGTAACCTGATTATTGGGAATAGTATAAGTTCCGGGATGATTTACTTCTCCCAAAACAGTCACTTTAAAATTCATAATTTGTAAAACAACCACAGGATTTTTCAAGTAAGGCAATAATTTTTGCTTCAGAAGATGTACAACTTCATCTTTATTTAACCCTGCTACGTGGATTTTCCCTATTACAGGAAAAGTAATCATACCTGAGTTATCCACAATATAGGGTTGAAAATTTGGAGTAGAATACAATTGCTCCGAACCAGGTGCTACATATGATGCAATAGGGAGATTAAAAGGTAGAGAGGCGGTTGGATCTATGGTAGCAACAGTGATAGAAAGAGCATCTCCAATCACAATATGAACATCAGGAGGTAGCAAAGTGGTATCAGACATTAAATGTGCATTCAATGGAATATCCCTAAAATAAGGAATGTTCTTATTGGAAGCACACGAGAGTAACAAAGTTGGGATTACAATCAATAATAATAGCTTTTTCATCCGATTACCTTTGTACTATAATATTTGTATTGGATCAGTCAATCTAGGACACAGAATAAATCTCTTTCTTTATCTAAATAAGTAGTCTTATTTAGATAAAGGTAAAACAACTCACTATATGGTAAACATCTGGTTTCAATTAGCGACTTGCTTTAAGCCCTGCAATCACAGCACGGGTAAATCCGGCTTCTTCCATAGCATTTAAGCCCTTTATAGTTAATCCACCAGGAGTAGTTACTTTGTCTATTTCGACTTCCGCATGAGCACTATCATCTAACAACAAAGTTGCAGCTCCAATTAAAGTTTGCGCTATCATTTGCTGAGCCTGCATCGGAGAAAATCCCATTTCCACGCCACCTTCAGTGGCCGCTCTGACATATCGTAGCGCATATGCTATACCACAAGATGTCAGTGAAGTTGCTGCACTCATTAATGTTTCTGGAATAAACATCACCTTCCCTAACTTTTCCATTAAACTGCTTATCATTATATCTTGCTCATCTGTAGTATTCTGAGAAGCAATTAAAGTCATACTTTCACCTAAAGCAATTGCTGTGTTTGGAATTAAACGATACACTGGAAAAACATATTGCAATTTTCTGTTAATAGATTCTAAGGTAATTCCTGCCGCAATGGACACCAAAATATGACGATCAGGATTAAGTGATGCATTAATTTCCTCAAGGACAATCTCTACCAACCAAGGTTTTACCGCGATGATAATAATATCCGCATTTGCAACAGCTTCCACATTATCTGTAAATATGTGATCGCAATAGGAAGAAGATTTCTCCAGTTTCTCCTGGCTTACATCAGCCAAACAGATTTTCAAACTATCAAAATCCTTTTTATGTTGAAATAGCCCTTTTGCAATGGCGCCACCCATATTACCGGCTCCAATAATAGTAATTTGCATAGTTGTTCCCATTTTTATAACTTCATTTATCTATTTCCAATCCAATTGCATCTATACCCGGCAAGGCATCATCACGCATGCCTTGTCGAATTGTAAAAATATAATTTCCATGAGATTTAAATCTTTTATTGTGCGCTATTAATACAGGCATTGAATAGACACTAAATCCGCTTCCCAACCATTTGCCACGATCATCAGCCAAATAACATTCTACAGTGTCTTTTGAAACAATCCCTTTTGGGGATTGCTCATCAATAAACATCCAGAAATTTTGATATGGATACGATGATTGATGCCTTAGATTAACAATCACATTATATTGAGCAGTTGTATCATGCACTGGTACAACAAAATACACAATGCTATCTTTACTCCACCCGGTTGAAGGCAGCGAATGGAAATGATTATAGAGAGCATTTGAGTTACACCCAAGGAGTAAAACTCCGCATCCCAACCAAAAGCTATGAATTAGCGCTTTGCGGACGATTTGCAGGCCCATGTTTTTTATTTCGAGATTTATGTTTTTTCTTTTTTGCTGGATCAAAACGAGTTACGCTGTCTTGTCCTACCACATTTTGAAAATCCACATTAACTACATTGGACTTTTCTTCGCGTTTTTCTTCCAGAGAACCAACTTTCTCCCCTTTACGATTCAACGCAAGAATTTCTTTAACGCGATCGACTGAAAGGACAACCAAATTGGCAGCTATTCCAGGAGCAGACGAATAAGTCATCTGGCGTTTAAATACGTCTGTTTTAAAGTGATAATAGGTACCTGTAAGTGCTTCAAGAGGAATATCTTTGGATGGAAAGTCTTTCTGAACATCCATATACGAATCCAACTCGTAATTAATACAACATTTCAGTTTTGCACACTGGCCAGCAAGCTTTTGCGGATTAGTTGATAAATCTTGGTAACGAGCAGCATTAGTAGCTACTGACACAAAATTGCCCATCCATGTTGAACAACAAAGTTCCCGCCCACAAGGTCCAATACCACCAATGCGACCCGCTTCCTGACGCGCTCCTATCTGACGCATTTCAATACGAATACCGAATTCCTCCGCTAAGACCTTGATTAATTGACGAAAATCTACTCGTTCGTCAGCAATATAATAGAAAATGGCTTTATTACCATCTCCTTGGTATTCCACATCTCCAATTTTCATATTAAGATTAAGATCAGCGGCAATGCGTCGGGTTCTGATCATCGTATCATGTTCCTTTGCTTTAGCCTCTTCATATTTCTCAATATCAATCGGACGGGCTTTGCGGTAAACTCTACGAATTTCCGTTTTCTTAGTATTAATCCCATTTTTTTGCATTTGGACTTCCACCAAACGACCGGTAAGCGTTACTTCTCCAATATCATGACCAGGAGTAGCTTCCACAGCAACCATGTCTCCTTTTTCGAGCTTTAATTGATTGCTATTCAGATAATATCCTTTTCGTGTATTTTTAAATTGAACCTCAACAAAAGGACAATCGTCGTGTGTCTCTGGCAAATCGCACATCCAATCTACAGCACTTAATTTTTTATCAGTAGTACGATTTGTTCCTTTTTTATTTATCCGGAATCCTCCGGGGAGTAATATATAATCCATTGATCGACAAATATAATAAACAATTTAAAATCTCCAAAGTATTCTTCATCGAGATAATAAATCATACGAAATCAGTAATTGACAAAGGTACTATTTTTTCAACAAATGACTAAATTGCAATGATAAGTCCAAAAATACCATTTTTGCCTGAACATTACCCTCTATATGTAATTCAGCCAGATCAACCTGATCCATCATTGCTTCAATATTACGTTCATTCACAAAGGGTGAAAATTTTTGAGAGAATTGCATTTCGTCCTGATTCAGATAATTCAATTCTTCTTGTTTAAGATTCAAGATAAAATTCTCACGCAACATCTTTTGCACATAGCTTATGAAGCTCTTTTGCCTTTCTCTGCCTATTTTGGCCATCATTTCTGACCAGCTTTTTAGTTCAAACACATTACGCTGATATGATTGACGCATAAAATAGACAAATTGTTCAAAATTAAATTTTTGTTCTTCGTTTAATTCTATTATTTCAAGGGCTTTGCGAAAATTTCCGTTAGCAATACGAGCTACATACCGGGCATGTTCTTCAGAGAGGTTAAATCGACTTTGAACTGCTTCTGCTAAATCAATATTATGAATTAATGGAACATTAATTCGTTGCGTACGAGACTGAATTGTTGTCAACAAAGCATCGGGCTGCTCTGACACCAAAAGGAATAGCGTCTTTGCAGGTGGTTCTTCCAAAATTTTCAGTAATTTATTGGCACACACAGCATTCATACGCTCCGGTTGCCAAATGGCCATTACTTTATATTCAGATTCGTATGTTTTTAGACTTAATTTCCGGACAATCTCATTACTTTCAGCCTCATAAATCATTCCTTGCTTTTCGGAAGCAATCTGACTCATCCAATCATTATTACTCCCATATGGATTTTGAAGTAAGAAATGTCTAAAATCTGAAACAAAATCATCGCAAATCGCAACTTTAGATTTTTCAAGCTTAACAATCGGAAATACGAAGTGAAGATCAGGATGTTCCAGTTTTGCAAATTTGACACACGAAGGACATGTGCCACAAGCATCATCGGTAGTTGGATGTTTGCAATTAATATATTGGGCGAATGCCAATGCCAAAGACAGTTTTCCAATACCAGCCGAACCATTGATTAACAAAGCATGTGGAATTCGTTCTTCATGAACCAAATTCTTCAATCTTTGTTTAGTGGTCTCTTGTCCTATTATATCCCTGAACAACACAATAATAAATCAATTATTTTCAGACACCCAAATAAATTTAAGCGAGGTGTTGGAATTCAGCCAGCATCTTTATGTGTTGTACAAACAGACGAATATCATCTTCTGTTGTATCAAAAGAGCACATCCAACGAGCTTCAAACTGCTGTTCATCCCATAAATAAAACGGGAATTCTTGTTGTAACGGTTTTACCATAGCCTCAGGCAAACGAACAAATAAAGCATTTGCTTCAACAGGTTGTGTAAATTCAATAAAAGGCAAATCTTTAATCTCTTGTTCAAGTAATTTTGCCATATGATTGGAATGACGTGCCATCGTTAACCACAAATCATTTTCGAATAAAGCTACAAACTGAGCTGAAATAAATCTCATTTTCGAAAAGAGTTGAGTAGCTTGTTTTCGGACATATTGAGCATTTCTAGCCAATTCAGGATTAAAAATCAGAATGGCTTCTCCCATTAATAATCCATTTTTAGTTCCACCAAAACTCATAATATCAACACCGCAATCCACAGTGCAGGCCTTTACATTCACTCCTAAAGAAGCTACAGCATTAGCTATTCGGGCTCCATCCAAATGTACCAGCAAGCCGTGGACATGAGCATATTCACAAAGACGTGACAGTTCCTCTACCTGATATAAAGTTCCCACTTCAGTAGTTTGAGAAATAGAAATCACTCGTGGTTGTACATTGTGCATATTCCCTATGCCTTTTATATATGGGTCAATGAGCTCAGGCGTTAGTTTTCCATCAGGAGTAACTATAGGCTGCAACATGCTTCCGGTTGCTTTAACGGGAGCCCCACACTCATCAGAACAAATATGAGCCGTCTCAGCGCATATGATCGATTCAAATGAATGCACAGCACATTGCAAACATACCACGTTAGCACCTGTGCCATTGAAAACAAAAAGCACTTGTGTATCGTCTCCGAATAAAGATTTAAATTTAGCTTCAGCCTTTTCCGTATACATATCATTCCCATAGGAAGAAGCATGATCCTCATTTGCTTCTATTAAGGCTTCAAAAATGGTCGGATGAACTCCAGAATAATTATCACTTGCAAAACTTTTCACAACAATGAAAGAAAAAAAATAACAACATTAAACTTACATACTCATCATTCCCGATAACGGTCGAGTTGTCTACAAAGATAGCCATTTTATTAAAAACAACCACCTACTTATGCTTATCGAGTAGCGTTTATTACAACAATAAATCAAGCGCTATCTCCTACTTTCTTCAATTTTTCGGGGGTATGATCTGGCACAGGCTCTTCTACAAGGGCAATCGTATCATTTTTAATATTAATCAGATCAATCAATTCGTGTAATCCCCTCAGAAATTCATCAAAATCTTCCTGATATAGAAATATTCTATGTCTTTCAAACGAAACAATAGGATTGTCAGCATCATTAACAATTACTTCCTTTTTACTTTCGGTAATTACCAGATAATAATCGCCAAAACGACTCTTCTTCATATCGAAATAATAAATTCGCTTACCCGCTTTGATTCGTTGGGAATAATAAATATCTCGGTCATTAGGCATATCTTCATTTTGAGAATTAGATTCCTTCATAACAAGATTCACTTTGATGTTTGTAATATTTTTGCCAAATATGCGAATAATATTTTTATTTGTCAAACAAATAACACAAATAATTGTCAAAAGAAAATAGGTCGAACAAAACCATTTTTTTTGATTTATATTTGCAATAAGATATTCAGCATTCGATTAAAAAAACACATCATTATGGAACCCAATTTTGTGACCATTGCCATTCACACACCAGAGCGAGCCCAGGTACTAAAAACTTTATTAGAACAAGATGGCATTGAGGTACAACTCCATCCTGTCAACGAATCAACCACTGAAATTACGCCTGGCGTTCGGGTTAGAATTCCTGAGAATGAACTTTCTCATGCATTATTAATTGTAGAGGAAATGGAGTACGCTCAACATCAAGGAGAAAATATTTTGAACAAAAAAAATCAGAAAGAGATTCTCATTCCGGTTGATTTCTCTGATTATTCAATCCGCACCTGTGATCTGGGAGTCAAAATGGCAGCATCTATGAAAGCTCGCGTTGTGCTTTTACATAGCTACTACAGCATGAATTTTTCCATGATGCAGCTCACAGAAACTTTATCTTATGATATTTATGAAAACGAAACTATTAAAGAGCTCGTGCGAAAAGCGGAAGAAGACATGCACAACCTGTTTAATCTGCTAAAACGCAAAATGACGCAAGGGGAATTACCCAAAGTACCGATCACAACAGAAATTCGCGAAGGTATTCCGGAAGATGTCATCCTGACTTACGCCAAAGAACATGATCCAATATTAATCATAATGGGAACAAGAGGGAAAGATCAAAAAGAATCGGATCTTATAGGAAGCGTCACTGCCGAAATCATTGACAGAAGCAGGCATCCGGTTTTAGCTGTGCCTGAAAACGTACCACTTGCCGCATTTGAAGAGGAATTAAACGTTGCATTTGTGAATAGCATCGACGAAAAAGACCTGTTGGCTTTCGAAAAAATGATGCAATTATTGACTACCTTCAAGAAAAAGATTTTCTTTACTCAAATATTGCCACGCAAGGAAAATCCCGGGAATGAAAAACTCATTGCCAGACTACATGACTATATCAAACACCATTATCCGTTATTCAAGACCGAATATGGCACCATCAAAGAGGCTGATCTATTAGCAGAATTAGAGTCATATATCCACGAACAACGCATTGGATTAATGGTGATCAATTCACACAAACGTAATATTTTCACTCACCTGTTTAACCCCAGCATAGCCCACAAAATGATTTTTCATTCAGACACACCTTTATTAGTTTTTCATTCGTAATATCAAACGCAATAAAAAAATAAGCCGTATGAAAACACATCTCATACGGCTTATTTTTTAACAATTAATATTTACTTCGAAAAAAACGCTTTTACTTCGTCGTTATGTACCATTTCTTCTTTAAATATATAAGCTCCAGTTTTAGGAGACTTTACCATTTTAATCACTTTGGCATACGCACGACCTTCTCCTGTTTGCAATGATGCAACTGCTTTCTTTGCCATAGTTATCTAGTTTATTTAATTTCTTTATGAACTGTTACTTTTTTCAGAATAGGATTGTATTTTTTCAATTCTAACCGACCCGGAGTATTTTTACGGTTCTTGGTTGTAATGTAACGAGATGTACCTGGCATACCACTATCCTTATGCTCCGTACATTCCAAAATGACTTGAATTCTGCTTTCTTTTGATTTCTTTGCCATGATACTGTCTCCTTCGAATTAAATGTATAAATATCCTTTTTCTGCTGCTCTACGGATAGCTTCATTCAGGCCTAATTTATTAATAGTACGAAGACCAGCTGCAGATACTTTAAGACTAATCCACATATCCTGTTCTACCCAATAAAATTTTCGTGTAAATAAGTTTACATCAAAAACTCGCTTTGTACGGCGTTTCGAGTGCGAAACATTGTTGCCGGTCATTGCTTTTTTCCCTGTTATTTGACATGTCTTTGCCATAGCGTATGCTTATTTTATAATTTATTCTCTCACAGAATGGGAGCGCAAAGGTAACTAATTTTTCATGAACCACCAATTGTCTGCCCATTTTTTTCCAAGAATATTTTCACGCATACAAAAACCTAAGGAGACAGATCAGATTCAGTTCTCTGGTTTTGGCTAAAATAGTATACATTTCTCTATACAGCAAACACTTAAAAAACATCATTACACATTCATTATCCGAATAATCAAGATAAATCATCGTCCTCTTTCAAAGAAATATGAATCACAGTATCTTTGCAAATAAATTTCGGTATAGGTATGATAGCCCTAATGGATTGTAACAATTTCTTTGTATCATGTGAACGAATTCTTCGTCCTGATTTACAAGAAAAACCTGTATTGGTACTATCCAATAACGATGGATGTATCATTTCCCGAAGTAATGAAGTAAAAGCAATTGGTATTAGAATGGGACAACCATTTTTTCAAACTAAGAAATTAGTACAGCAATACAATATTGCTTGTTTCTCTGCAAATTTCGTTCTGTACGAAGAAGTTTCACGGCAAGTCATGCAAGTACTGGAAGAGTTTACACCCAATCCGGAGGTTTACTCAATTGACGAAGCTTTTTTAAATCTACCAGACGATATTCCTCATTTTCGTCAGATAGGATATGATATTGTTAATACTATTCACAGACAAATCGGAATACCCGTAAGCGTTGGCATTGCACCTTCCAAAACATTGGCAAAAGCCGCTGCCGATATAGCAAAAAAAGATGCGCGGTACAAAGGAGTAGCATGTATTGACACGCCCGAAAAAATAGTCAAACTACAAACTATCTTGCCTATTGGGGATATATGGGGCATTGGGAATCGTCATGCACGATTTTTAACTAGCAATAGCATTTTCACTGCAAAAGATTTTGTAGATAAACCCCAACAGTGGGTACGCCATTATTTCTCTATCGTGGGCGAAAAAACCTGGCGTGAGCTACAGGGAGAAGCTTGTTTTGAATACAACAGATCTCCCGATAAACGGCAACAAATTATGGTATCGCGCAGTTTTGCGTCACCGATAACCTCCTATGAAGAATTACGGGGGCCAATGGCTTTATTTGCAGCCTCAGCAGCTTATAAACTACGTCAGCAAAACATGGTAACTTCGCAAATCGAAATATTCCTTTCCAACGGGCGTTTTCCTTCAGCTAACGAACAAAAGATATGGCAATCAACTACTGTATCTTTTGCAACTCCTATTAGCAACACGATAGAAATAACTGACGCTGCATTACAAGGGCTACACAAGATCGCACAAAAAGGAATAAAATATAAAAAAGCAGGTATCATTCTGCGTTCTCTTACCCGAAGAGAAGGAATCCAGACTAATCTTTTCGACACAACTAATCATTCTAAAAATCAAAAAATCAGCGATATAATGGACTCTATTAATCAAACATACGGTAAAAATCACCTTCGGTTGGCTGTGCAAGCAACAACTAGCCCTTCACGACAAGAACGACTTTCCACTATACCTACTTCACAAACAGGAAAATCAAAGAAAGCATAATCTTCAATCAATGCAAACCAACTGATCCATAAACCAATTAGGACGTGAACCAATTTCTCCGTGACAAGGAGCGTTGCCCACGCCGCGCAGTTCATTGACTATGGTTTGAATAAAAGGAAGTTGGATATGCTGAGGTTGCTCGGTAGTAAACAAATGCGAACCTTGACCATTTTCCAAAACAATCGGAGTAAATCCAAAAACAGAAAAAGTCAATGTCCCCTCCGTTCCAACAATCTCTACCCGATCGCTATCAGCTACAGGAGCAGATACGAAACTCCACAAAGCATTACCCAACACTCCAGATTCAAATGTAAAGGTGGCGGTCACACTATCTTCTGCATTATAAAATCCACCACGATTCGCTTTAAAGCCCTGCACCTGGATTATTCTCCCCAATAAAAAATCAAGAATATCGACTGTATGAGGAGCCAAATCAAACAGATAGCCACCTCCGGAGACGGTAGGATCCACACGCCATGTGTGCTCGCCTGGATTTAGATCAACAACCATAGGGGCCCGAAACTGACGGACTAGCACCGAAATAATTTTTCCTAAACGACCGGCATCAAGTAACGATTTTATTTTGATAAAATAAGGTAAGCTCCGGCGATAATGCGCCACAAATAAAGGCATGTGCGTCTCTTCAGAAACAGCAATCATAGTCTGGCATTCAGTATAATTCATTGCCATCGGTTTCTCCACATAAACAGCCTTTCCCGCCCTCATTGCCCGAATAGCATATTCAGCATGCGCCTGCGGAGGAGTTGCCACATAGACAATATCCACTTCTGAATCAGTCAACAAAGCCTCCGCATCGTCATACCAACGCTTGGCTCCATGTCTTTTTGCAAAATCGGCTGCTTTGACTATGTTTCGGCGCATTACTGCAATTAATTCAGAATGCTCAATTTTGTAAAATGCCGGTCCACTTTTCACTTCACACACATCTCCGGCACCAATAATTCCCCATCGAACAGTTTCCATTGTCTATTGTTTTGTAGATAGAAACACAAAGATAAAACATAAGCGACAAAAACAAATGTTGAAACAGTTTGTTTTATGCCGCCTATGCATCGGAATTAACTAGAGTGATAGAAAAATTGAGTTAACCTGATTTACTTAAAAGTTAGGGGTTCATCCCTAATGCTTCTATATATCCTTTATTAATAGAACAATGTACAAACTTTATATTGTCAAGTAATTCATTTAGTGCAGTTTTCACCACTTCTTGTGATGGCCTGTTTTTGCGGATTTGATCAAATACAGAGTGATCCTTTTCGGTAAATGCGATAATCTCATCCCAATTTCTCGGTTTTTGAATGGAAACCATGCATCGGGTATTTTGCATCTTTTTATATGGCCAAAATGTCCATCCCATATGATTTTGTTCAAGTAAACGACGGAATCCACCTATCCAGGCATCACTATTTTCACCTGTCTCTCCCATATAAAGAGGCAGATTAACTTTAGCGCGAAAGTCCAGAAAATCCTGAATCGCATTTTGTACCGTGTCACATCCATAGCGATGACACGTATACATCATATTGTTATCAAACTTGGAATCATTAAACACCTTAAAATTACCATCCCACTGAGCCCCACCAAGTATTACAATATGATTTTTATCCACTTGGCGAATAGATGCTACAACCTTTTTATAAAGAGGTTCCAACTGTTGATTCAACATTGCAAGATCAGGGAAATAGGGAGCAATGGGCTCGTTTAATAAGTCATAGCCTAACACCGTCGGATTATTGGCATAGTGGAGTGCAATCTTTTGCCAAATGGCGCAATATTTCTGTTGTTCCTGTGTATTCACCATCAACCAGGGATAGCCATAGCTATCATCAATATTATCTCCTGTCTGCCCGCCCGGAGCATCGTGCATATCCAAAATCACATACAACCCCTCGGCATGACACCAAGCAATTACTTTATCAAGTAATTCAAAACCACGCTTTGGATTATTAGCTCCCATATAATCTTCATACGTAAAGAGCTTGTAATGAAAAGGTATTCGAACTGTATTCATTCCTGTTTCACGGATGAAATGAATATCTTGACGGGTAATATATGTATCCTGAAATTGTTGCCAGAAATGATTTACAAACTGCGGCCCTACCATTTCTTTAAATGCCTCGTCTATAGAACGGAAACAACTGGTTTTATTAAAAAGAAACATATATCCTTCAGGATTAAGCCAGTTTCCCAAATTAATACCTTGAATCAAAAACGATTTTCCATTGGGTGCTATCAGATTTTGATGTTCTACATGAAAGAAATGATGCTCTACCTGACCAATGGGTTTGGCAGATGTTATTGTTATCGTTAAAAACAATGATATAACGCCTGTTATGAACGATTTTAAATAATGTGTTGCCATCCGGATTCCATAGTTTAATGTTATAACTCAAGAACAAATACTTATTGGTATGAATATACTCTCACATAATCAATATAATACGTCTGTGGAAAAATAGAATCATCCACTCCCTGAGCTCCTCCCCAATTACCTCCGATAGCCAGATTAAGAATGATAAAACAAGGCTTGTTGAATGGCCAGTTTGAAGCCGTTTTTACTGCAGGACTATATGTATAATAAGGTTTTGACGGATCGTCTATGTAATATTCTATCTTACTTGGAGTCCATGTCATCCCATAGATATGAAAAGTAGTATCACAATCAGGCACTTGGACGCGCCCAAAATTGACGGTATTACCATAACTCGACGGAGTATGTATCGAGCCTTGAACCCATGTTGGGTCATAACCGACATTTTCCATAACATCAAGTTCTCCGCAAGCAGGCCAGCCCACAGATCCAATATCGGCACCAAGTAACCAAAATGCCGGCCACGTTCCCTTTCCGGTTGGCAGTTTTGCCCTGACTTCTATACGTCCATAAAGGAATTCTTTCTTACCATTTGTGGTTATCCGGGACGAAGTATAATCTCCAACATGTTGTCCCGGGCCAACCAACCTGGCAACAATAGATAACATTCCATTGCTTACAATGGCATTCTGCGTGGTATAGTTTTCCCATTCATTATTGCCCCAACCGCTATCTCCGGTTTCATAATTCCAATTGTTCATATTCAGAGCCGTACTGTCGAATTCGTCACTCCATATGAGTTTATTTGGAACATACGCCGGATCATCGGCAGCAATGGTTATCGTTTTTGAAGCAGTCACAGCATCT
The sequence above is drawn from the Microbacter margulisiae genome and encodes:
- a CDS encoding aminotransferase class V-fold PLP-dependent enzyme, which codes for MKSFASDNYSGVHPTIFEALIEANEDHASSYGNDMYTEKAEAKFKSLFGDDTQVLFVFNGTGANVVCLQCAVHSFESIICAETAHICSDECGAPVKATGSMLQPIVTPDGKLTPELIDPYIKGIGNMHNVQPRVISISQTTEVGTLYQVEELSRLCEYAHVHGLLVHLDGARIANAVASLGVNVKACTVDCGVDIMSFGGTKNGLLMGEAILIFNPELARNAQYVRKQATQLFSKMRFISAQFVALFENDLWLTMARHSNHMAKLLEQEIKDLPFIEFTQPVEANALFVRLPEAMVKPLQQEFPFYLWDEQQFEARWMCSFDTTEDDIRLFVQHIKMLAEFQHLA
- a CDS encoding DUF4295 domain-containing protein — translated: MAKKAVASLQTGEGRAYAKVIKMVKSPKTGAYIFKEEMVHNDEVKAFFSK
- a CDS encoding universal stress protein, whose translation is MEPNFVTIAIHTPERAQVLKTLLEQDGIEVQLHPVNESTTEITPGVRVRIPENELSHALLIVEEMEYAQHQGENILNKKNQKEILIPVDFSDYSIRTCDLGVKMAASMKARVVLLHSYYSMNFSMMQLTETLSYDIYENETIKELVRKAEEDMHNLFNLLKRKMTQGELPKVPITTEIREGIPEDVILTYAKEHDPILIIMGTRGKDQKESDLIGSVTAEIIDRSRHPVLAVPENVPLAAFEEELNVAFVNSIDEKDLLAFEKMMQLLTTFKKKIFFTQILPRKENPGNEKLIARLHDYIKHHYPLFKTEYGTIKEADLLAELESYIHEQRIGLMVINSHKRNIFTHLFNPSIAHKMIFHSDTPLLVFHS
- a CDS encoding polysaccharide biosynthesis/export family protein, giving the protein MKKLLLLIVIPTLLLSCASNKNIPYFRDIPLNAHLMSDTTLLPPDVHIVIGDALSITVATIDPTASLPFNLPIASYVAPGSEQLYSTPNFQPYIVDNSGMITFPVIGKIHVAGLNKDEVVHLLKQKLLPYLKNPVVVLQIMNFKVTVLGEVNHPGTYTIPNNQVTILQALGYAGDMTVFGKRSNVLLVRDYDGKKEYVRINFNKSALLNSPYYYLHQNDVLYVEPNSTKIINADNQNTSLYISVISTLVTTIAVLVSLFRK
- a CDS encoding gliding motility lipoprotein GldH produces the protein MGLQIVRKALIHSFWLGCGVLLLGCNSNALYNHFHSLPSTGWSKDSIVYFVVPVHDTTAQYNVIVNLRHQSSYPYQNFWMFIDEQSPKGIVSKDTVECYLADDRGKWLGSGFSVYSMPVLIAHNKRFKSHGNYIFTIRQGMRDDALPGIDAIGLEIDK
- the rpmG gene encoding 50S ribosomal protein L33, translating into MAKKSKESRIQVILECTEHKDSGMPGTSRYITTKNRKNTPGRLELKKYNPILKKVTVHKEIK
- a CDS encoding regulatory iron-sulfur-containing complex subunit RicT: MDYILLPGGFRINKKGTNRTTDKKLSAVDWMCDLPETHDDCPFVEVQFKNTRKGYYLNSNQLKLEKGDMVAVEATPGHDIGEVTLTGRLVEVQMQKNGINTKKTEIRRVYRKARPIDIEKYEEAKAKEHDTMIRTRRIAADLNLNMKIGDVEYQGDGNKAIFYYIADERVDFRQLIKVLAEEFGIRIEMRQIGARQEAGRIGGIGPCGRELCCSTWMGNFVSVATNAARYQDLSTNPQKLAGQCAKLKCCINYELDSYMDVQKDFPSKDIPLEALTGTYYHFKTDVFKRQMTYSSAPGIAANLVVLSVDRVKEILALNRKGEKVGSLEEKREEKSNVVNVDFQNVVGQDSVTRFDPAKKKKHKSRNKKHGPANRPQSANS
- the holB gene encoding DNA polymerase III subunit delta', translating into MLFRDIIGQETTKQRLKNLVHEERIPHALLINGSAGIGKLSLALAFAQYINCKHPTTDDACGTCPSCVKFAKLEHPDLHFVFPIVKLEKSKVAICDDFVSDFRHFLLQNPYGSNNDWMSQIASEKQGMIYEAESNEIVRKLSLKTYESEYKVMAIWQPERMNAVCANKLLKILEEPPAKTLFLLVSEQPDALLTTIQSRTQRINVPLIHNIDLAEAVQSRFNLSEEHARYVARIANGNFRKALEIIELNEEQKFNFEQFVYFMRQSYQRNVFELKSWSEMMAKIGRERQKSFISYVQKMLRENFILNLKQEELNYLNQDEMQFSQKFSPFVNERNIEAMMDQVDLAELHIEGNVQAKMVFLDLSLQFSHLLKK
- a CDS encoding DUF3276 family protein, yielding MKESNSQNEDMPNDRDIYYSQRIKAGKRIYYFDMKKSRFGDYYLVITESKKEVIVNDADNPIVSFERHRIFLYQEDFDEFLRGLHELIDLINIKNDTIALVEEPVPDHTPEKLKKVGDSA
- the proC gene encoding pyrroline-5-carboxylate reductase, which translates into the protein MQITIIGAGNMGGAIAKGLFQHKKDFDSLKICLADVSQEKLEKSSSYCDHIFTDNVEAVANADIIIIAVKPWLVEIVLEEINASLNPDRHILVSIAAGITLESINRKLQYVFPVYRLIPNTAIALGESMTLIASQNTTDEQDIMISSLMEKLGKVMFIPETLMSAATSLTSCGIAYALRYVRAATEGGVEMGFSPMQAQQMIAQTLIGAATLLLDDSAHAEVEIDKVTTPGGLTIKGLNAMEEAGFTRAVIAGLKASR